Proteins encoded by one window of Ictidomys tridecemlineatus isolate mIctTri1 chromosome 7, mIctTri1.hap1, whole genome shotgun sequence:
- the Ammecr1l gene encoding AMMECR1-like protein isoform X1 translates to MGKRRCVPPLEPKLAAGCCGVKKPKLSGSGTHSHGNQSTTVPGSSSGPLQNHQHVDSSSGRENVSDLTLGPGNSPITRMNPASGALSPLPRPNGTANTTKNLVVTAEMCCYCFDVLYCHLYGFPQPRLPRFTNDPYPLFVTWKTGRDKRLRGCIGTFSAMNLHSGLREYTLTSALKDSRFPPLTREELPKLFCSVSLLTNFEDASDYLDWEVGVHGIRIEFINEKGVKRTATYLPEVAKEQDWDQIQTIDSLLRKGGFKAPITSEFRKTIKLTRYRSEKVTISYAEYIASRQHCFQNGTLHAPPLYNHYS, encoded by the exons ATGGGAAAAAGACGCTGTGTTCCTCCACTTGAGCCCAAGTTGGCAGCTGGCTGTTGTGGGGTCAAGAAGCCCAAATTATCTGGAAGTGGAACTCATAGTCACGGGAACCAGTCCACAACTGTCCCCGGCTCTAGTTCAGGACCTCTCCAAAACCACCAGCATGTGGACAGCAGCAGTGGACGGGAGAATGTGTCGGACTTAACTCTGGGACCTGGAAACTCTCCCATCACACGAATGAATCCCGCATCGGGAGCGCTGAGCCCTCTTCCCCGGCCCAATGGAACTGCCAACACCACTAAGAATCTGGTGGTGACTGCAGAGATGTGCTGCTATTGCTTTGACGTACTCTACTGTCACCTCTATGGCTTCCCACAGCCACGACTTCCTAGATTCACCAATGACCCCTA tccCCTCTTTGTGACGTGGAAGACAGGGCGGGACAAGCGTCTTCGTGGCTGCATCGGGACTTTCTCAGCCATGAATCTTCATTCAGGACTCAGGGAATATACGTTAACCAG TGCACTTAAGGACAGCCGATTTCCCCCCCTGACCCGAGAGGAGCTGCCTAAACTTTTCTGCTCTGTCTCCCTCCTTACTAACTTTGAGGATGCCAGTGATTACCTGGACTGGGAG GTAGGGGTCCATGGGATTCGAATTGAATTCATCAATGAAAAAGGTGTCAAACGCACAGCCACATATTTACCTGAAGTTGCTAAGGAACAAG ACTGGGATCAGATTCAGACAATAGACTCCTTGCTCAGGAAAGGTGGCTTTAAGGCTCCAATTACCAGTGAATTCAGAAAAACGATCAAACTCACCAG GTACCGAAGTGAGAAGGTGACAATCAGTTACGCAGAGTATATTGCTTCTCGACAGCACTGTTTCCAGAATGGCACTCTTCATGCCCCGCCCCTCTACAATCATTACTCCTGA
- the Ammecr1l gene encoding AMMECR1-like protein isoform X2: protein MGKRRCVPPLEPKLAAGCCGVKKPKLSGSGTHSHGNQSTTVPGSSSGPLQNHQHVDSSSGRENVSDLTLGPGNSPITRMNPASGALSPLPRPNGTANTTKNLVVTAEMCCYCFDVLYCHLYGFPQPRLPRFTNDPYPLFVTWKTGRDKRLRGCIGTFSAMNLHSGLREYTLTSALKDSRFPPLTREELPKLFCSVSLLTNFEDASDYLDWEVGVHGIRIEFINEKGVKRTATYLPEVAKEQDWDQIQTIDSLLRKGGFKAPITSEFRKTIKLTRNNHLAVEE from the exons ATGGGAAAAAGACGCTGTGTTCCTCCACTTGAGCCCAAGTTGGCAGCTGGCTGTTGTGGGGTCAAGAAGCCCAAATTATCTGGAAGTGGAACTCATAGTCACGGGAACCAGTCCACAACTGTCCCCGGCTCTAGTTCAGGACCTCTCCAAAACCACCAGCATGTGGACAGCAGCAGTGGACGGGAGAATGTGTCGGACTTAACTCTGGGACCTGGAAACTCTCCCATCACACGAATGAATCCCGCATCGGGAGCGCTGAGCCCTCTTCCCCGGCCCAATGGAACTGCCAACACCACTAAGAATCTGGTGGTGACTGCAGAGATGTGCTGCTATTGCTTTGACGTACTCTACTGTCACCTCTATGGCTTCCCACAGCCACGACTTCCTAGATTCACCAATGACCCCTA tccCCTCTTTGTGACGTGGAAGACAGGGCGGGACAAGCGTCTTCGTGGCTGCATCGGGACTTTCTCAGCCATGAATCTTCATTCAGGACTCAGGGAATATACGTTAACCAG TGCACTTAAGGACAGCCGATTTCCCCCCCTGACCCGAGAGGAGCTGCCTAAACTTTTCTGCTCTGTCTCCCTCCTTACTAACTTTGAGGATGCCAGTGATTACCTGGACTGGGAG GTAGGGGTCCATGGGATTCGAATTGAATTCATCAATGAAAAAGGTGTCAAACGCACAGCCACATATTTACCTGAAGTTGCTAAGGAACAAG ACTGGGATCAGATTCAGACAATAGACTCCTTGCTCAGGAAAGGTGGCTTTAAGGCTCCAATTACCAGTGAATTCAGAAAAACGATCAAACTCACCAG GAATAATCACCTTGCAGTGGAGGAGTGA